The Longimicrobium terrae genome includes a region encoding these proteins:
- a CDS encoding RidA family protein, giving the protein MSRVLQPAHWGAPKGYVNGMEAEGRTVFVAGQIGWNPATCEFETDDFIGQVDQALRNIVTILAEAGAGPEHVTRMTWYITDRAAYLDNTRALGRVYRELFGKHFPAMAVVIVAGLLEEQAKVEIEATAVH; this is encoded by the coding sequence ATGAGCCGCGTGCTTCAGCCGGCGCACTGGGGCGCGCCCAAGGGCTACGTCAACGGCATGGAGGCGGAGGGGCGCACGGTCTTTGTGGCCGGGCAGATCGGGTGGAACCCCGCCACGTGCGAGTTCGAGACGGACGACTTCATCGGCCAGGTAGACCAGGCGCTGCGGAACATCGTCACTATCCTGGCGGAGGCGGGCGCGGGGCCCGAACACGTGACGCGGATGACGTGGTACATCACCGACCGCGCGGCGTATCTGGACAACACGCGCGCGCTCGGCCGCGTGTACCGTGAACTGTTCGGCAAGCACTTTCCCGCCATGGCCGTGGTGATCGTCGCCGGGCTGCTGGAGGAGCAGGCCAAGGTGGAGATCGAAGCGACCGCGGTGCACTGA